Sequence from the Burkholderiales bacterium genome:
CGCGAGCAGCCGGAAATCCAAGCGCACGCGCTGCACATTAGCACCGGAGCATAGCCCCTGCGGTTGATGAAAATGAGACTTTGTTCGCGCCGTTGCAGTCTTTCCCTGAGCGCTTCAATTAAAGTTTCGGACAAGCCTTCGTTGAGCTTGCTGCGGCGAATGTCAATACATCGCAGGGACGGTAGCGCGGCATTCTCCACCGCGCGCTGGGTAAGAATCGCCATTTTGTAACGGCCCGACAACGCGTGCTGATAACTTTCGAGAGAAGGCGTGGCCGAACCCAAAATTACCGGCACGTTGGCCTGCTTTGCACTATAGATCGCGACATCGCGCGCAGAATAACGCAATCCTTCTTGTTGCTTGAACGAGGCGTCGTGCTCTTCATCGACGATTATTAGTCCGAGCCTGGGAATCGGCGTGAAAACGGCAAGCCGCGTGCCAAGAATTATTTGCGCTTCGCCCGATTGCGCAAGTAGCCAGTTCTCCAGACGCTCGCTCTCGTTCAACCCGCTGTGCAAACACGCCACGCGATATTGAGGGAACCGGATTCTTAGCAGCGCTTCAAGCTGTGGTGAAAGGTTGATTTCCGGCACCAGAAGCAAGGCTTGCTTACCTTGTTCCAGCACCTGCGAGATCAGGCTTATATAAACTTCGGTTTTTCCGCTGCCCGTAACGCCATAAAGCAGCCAACATGCGAATTCGCCCATGCCGATTGGGCGTAAAACATGCGCTTGTTCCACATTGAGCTCCGGAGCAGATGCTGCCGACGCCACGTTAATGGCGGCAGTACGCCGAGTCTCCTGCACCCAGCCCAATGCCACGAGTTCATTCAAAGCTTTTTTTGCGCTTGGAGAGATTTCCCGCAATTCATCTAGCGCGAGAACACCTGCAGTCTTGAGTCGTGCCAGCAGTTTGCGTCGCAACACCTGATTTGCCGGAAGAGTGGAAAGATCAAGCTTGCGCCCGATTTCCGTAAGTTCGAACCAACAATTGGCTTTTCGATTTACCGGTTTATTGCGACGCAACCGAGGTGGCAGCGCGCCAATGATCGCTTGTCCCAAGGGATGGTGGTAATAATCGCTGCAAAATTTCAAGAGATCGAGCGTCCGTTGTGAGATTGGAAGAATGTCCTGAAATAGATGGGAGACCGACTTGATGCGTTGCGCGGGGATGGTGGATTGATTGGCGATTTCCATTACCACGCCTACTTGTTGTTTTTTTCCGAACGGAACCAGCACGCGCTTGCCGATATCGTGGCGGGTCAAGCCCGGCGCAGCGTAATCGAACAGACATGCGACGGGCACATCGAGTGCGACGCGTGCAATAACCATGAAAAAATTAAAAAGCTGGCACGAGGGTTGAGCCCGAATTCATAAGGCAAATTTTATCGTGCCGGAATCAGGTGTTTAGGCTTAAATTTTTTTATTCACAATTTCGGTGGATAACTTTGTGAATAAATATTTGACAACCCTTGCGACGCCCCTTGAAATGTGAAATATCGTGTTCTGCTCAAAATTTAAGCGGCACAAACAGCTTGCAATTCATAATGTTGGAAAATTTGCAGCCATTCATTCCAAGTAAAACAGTTGGGCGTAGCTTGGGCAAAGCCGGTGTGCATAACTTAAACGAGCGAAAGTGGTGACTAACTTCGGACAAAAGCCTTTCGAAATCTTGTTTCAATGGTAGTTACGGCTCAAGTCGTGCACCGCATCTACCATCACCCCGACATGTTCGGGAGGCGTAATTTGCATTACACCGTGTCCAAGATTGAAAACATGCCCGTCGCCCGCGCCGAAGCTCCGCAGTACTTTGTCCACTTCCTTGATGATAACCTCGGGCGACGCGAGTAACACTGCAGGATCGAGATTGCCTTGCAATGCAACTTTATGGGCCACGCGTTTGCGGGCCTCGCCAATGTCAGTGCGCCAATCCAGACCGATGGCATCGCAACCGGTGGCGGCGATGCTTTCCAAATAGTCTCCGCCGCCTTTGGTGTAAACAATGTTGGGCACTCTGGTTCCCGCATGTTGGCGCATAAGTCTGCTCAATATCTGCTCGATGTAGTGCAGCGAGAACTCTTGATAGGCGGAGCTTGAAAGAATTCCGCCCCAAGTATCGAAAATCATCACGACACTCGCCCCCGATTCGATTTGTGCATTGAGATAAGAGATTACCGCGCGGGCGTTGATTGCCAGTACCTGGTGCACCAGATCTGGTCGCCGGTAAAGCATGCTCTTAACCTGTATAAAGTCGGTGCTCGCCGCGCCTTCTATCATGTAGCAGGCGAGCGTAAATGGACTGCCCGAGAAGCCGATTAGCGGCACCTCATAGTCCAGTGCTTTATTGATTTGGCTTACTGCGTCCATGACGTAGCGCAGCTGCGAGCCTGGATCCGGCACCCGCAGTTTTTTTATTTCGCGCTCGTCGCGCAGCGGTTTAGCGAATTTCGGTCCCTGGTTATCCGGAAAATGAAGTCCAAGTCCCATCGCATCAGGTATGGTGAGAATATCTGAAAACAGGATTGCAGCATCCAATTTAAAGCGCGTAAGAGGTTGTAAAGTAACTTCGGTGGCCAGATCAGGATTTTTGCACAGGGTCATAAAGTCCCCTGCGCGATGGCGGATCTGATTATATTCGGGCAGGTAGCGCCCCGCTTGCCGCATGATCCACACCGGTGTGTAAGGCGTGGGCCGGCGCAGCAGCGCGCGCAGCACCGTGTCGTTCTTCAATTTGGACATCGTGAGATTAAAACTGTAAGGGCAATAACAGTTCTGGAAAATTCCTCAATGTCCAGCATTAGCCTTTGGGTCAACGGGGTAGGTCTGAAGAGCCCATCAGAAATTCGTCCGCAGCACGCGCTGCCTGACGGCCTTCGCGAATCGCCCATACCACCAGCGATTGGCCGCGGCGCATATCGCCTGCAGAAAATACATTGGGAATCGAGGTCTGGTAACGGTTGGTATCCGCTTTGACATTGCCGCGGGCATCGAACCCGACGCCCAGTTCGTTAAGCATGCCTTCGTGAACCGGATGCAGATAGCCCATTGCAAGCAGCACAAGGTCAGCCCGGATTTCGAATTCCGTGCCGGGCATTTCCTGCATCTTGCCATCCTTCCATTCCAGCCGCACGGCATGTAAGGTGGTGACATGTCCGTCTTTCCCCGAGAAACGCCGCGTAGCGATGCTGAAGTCTCGATAGCAGCCTTCTTCGTGCGATGAAGATGTGCGTAATTTCATCGGCCAGTCAGGCCAGGTCAGCGGCTTGTTTTCCTCGATCGGAGGCTGGGGCAGGAGTTCGAAATTGGTCACGGCGATCGCTCCCTGTCGTATAGAGGTGCCGATACAGTCGGAACCGGTATCGCCTCCGCCGATTACCACGACGTGCTTGCCTTCGGCAGTAAGCTGGTTCGAAACTTTATCACCGGCATTTACCTTGTTCTGCTGAGGCAGGAATTCCATGGCGAAGTGAATCCCGTGCAATTCCCTCCCCGGCACCGGCAGGTCGCGCGGATGTTCTGAACCGCCCGTCAATACTACGGCGTCAAATTCATCGAGCAACTTGTTTGCAGGAATATTAACCCCTACGTGCTGATTGACACGGAATTCCACGCCCTCGACGCGCATTTGCTCCATACGCCGGTCTATATGGTGTTTTTCCATCTTGAAATCCGGGATGCCATAGCGCAAAAGCCCCCCGATACGGTCGTTCTTTTCGAACAGCACAACATCATGGCCGGCGCGCGCCAGTTGCTGTGAGCAGGCCATTCCGGCAGGCCCGGATCCGACCACTGCAATCCGTTTACCTGTTTTGTGCGCTGGAATCTGCGGCACCACCCAACCCATCTCCCAGCCTTTGTCGATTATCGTGTGCTCGATAGACTTGATGGTGACCGGATCATCGTTAATGTTTAGTGTGCACGCTGCCTCGCAGGGCGCGGGGCAAATGCGTCCGGTGAATTCCGGGAAATTATTGGTCGAATGCAAAACTTCGAGCGCTTCGCGCCAGTTCTGGCGGTAAACCAAATCATTCCAGTCCGGAATAATATTGTTGATGGGACAGCCGGTCTGGCAAAAGGGAATGCCGCAGTCCATGCAGCGCGCGCCTTGCTTTGCCATCTCGGCATCGGGCAGCGGCAGATAGAACTCGCGGAAACTGCGCACCCGCTCCTCCACCGGGAGGGCGGGCAGATCGTGCCGCGCGATCTCCATGAACCCAGTGACTTTACCCATGCTGCGCGATTTCAACCTTGGGTTGTGCTTGCTCCTGGGCTGCGGCCATTTCCTTCAGGGCGCGCCGATATTCGGTCGGCATTACCTTGACGAACTTGGGCAGATATTTCTCCCAATGTTCGAGGATCTTTTTGGCACGCTGGCTGCCGGTATAATGGAGATGCTTTTGAATCAAAACGCGAAGCAGCCGCTCGTCCGACTGCCCGAGTTGCTTTACGTTGACTCGGCCATGGCTCTCCGGATCTCCGCCGCCGAGTTGTTCCATGGCCTGCGCTTCCTCGGGCACGGCCTCCAGTTCGACCATCGCCAAATTGCAACGACGCTCGAAGTCACCTTCTTCGTCTAGAACGTACGCGACGCCGCCGCTCATGCCGGCGGCAAAGTTGCGACCCGTGTAACCGAGTATCACCACGGTGCCACCGGTCATGTATTCGCACCCGTGGTCGCCTACCCCTTCCACCACCGCAACTGCACCGGAATTGCGCACCGCAAAGCGCTCGCCTGCGACACCGCGGAAATAGCATTCGCCGGCAATCGCGCCATACAGCACGACGTTGCCCACAATAATGTTATTCTCCGGGACGATAGGGCAGTCCGCTGGAGGATAAATGACTATGCGTCCTCCCGACAGCCCTTTTCCAACGTAATCATTGCCTTCACCTACAAGTTCCAGGGTTACGCCGTGGGCGAGGAACGCGCCGAAGCTCTGGCCGGCCGTGCCTTTAAACTTGACGTAAATCGTATCGTCGGGCAGTCCTTCATAGCCGAAACGTTTGGCGACTTCTCCCGACAGCATTGCGCCCACCACCCGGTTGGTATTGCGGATAGGACTCTCGATTGCGACCGGCTGCCGATACTCGAGCGCCGGCTTGGCTTCAGCAATGAGCTTGTGGTCGAGAGCTTTTTCCAGGCCATGGTTTTGTCGCTCGCAATGGTATCTCGCGACGTCAGCAGGCATGTCAGGGCGGTGGAAAATTTTCGTGAAGTTCAATCCCCGGGCTTTCCAGTGGTCCACGGCTTTCTTCGTATCCAGCATGTCGGAACGCCCGATCATCTCATTGAACGTGCGAAACCCCATCGTCGCCATGTATTCGCGTACCTCCTCGGCGACGAAGAAAAAATAATTCACCACATGCTCCGGCTGGCCGGTGAATTTCTTACGCAGCTCTGGGTCCTGAGTGGCTACGCCCACTGGGCAGGTATTAAGATGACACTTGCGCATCATGATGCAGCCCTCTACAACCAGGGGTGCCGTGGAAAATCCGAATTCATCAGCTCCGAGTAAAGCGCCAACGACGACATCGCGCCCGGTCTTCATTTGGCCGTCGGCCTGCACCGTGATGCGACCGCGCAGGCGGTTGAGCACGAGCGTTTGCTGTGTCTCCGCCAGCCCCAGCTCCCACGGCGTTCCTGCGTGCTTGATCGAGCTCCATGGGGAAGCTCCGGTACCGCCGTCGTGGCCGGCAATGGTGACATAATCGGATTTGGCTTTGCACACGCCCGCGGCAACTGTCCCCACCCCGACCTCGGATACCAATTTGACGCTTACGCTGGCGTCGGGATTAACGTTTTTCAGATCGTGAATGAGTTGCGCAATATCCTCGATCGAATAGATGTCATGATGCGGCGGTGGTGAGATCAATGCTACACCCGGTACCGTGTGGCGCACTTGAGCAATGTAAGCGCTTACTTTGTGGCCTGGGAGTTGCCCCCCTTCGCCGGGTTTCGCGCCCTGGGCAATCTTGATCTGCAGTTGATCCGCATTCACCAGGTACTCAGTAGTGACGCCGAACCGGCCGGAAGCAACTTGTTTAATTGCCGAGCGCAAAGAATCACCCGCTTTTACCGGAATATCCACCAGCACGCCCTGGACATAATCGGCGAGCATTCCATCAGCTTCGATTTTCCTGTAGCGCTGCGGATCTTCGCCGCCTTCGCCGGTGTTGGATTTGCCTTTGATGCGGTTCATCGCGATCGCCAGCGTGGTATGCGCCTCCTGCGAGATCGAACCCAGCGACATGGCGCCCGTAGAGAAGCGTTTGACGATTTCTTTGGCCGGTTCAACTTCGTCAATGGAAATCGGGCTGGCGGATTCTTTGATCTCGAACAAGCCGCGCAGCGTCATGAGGTGCTTGCTTTGCTCATTGATGAGCTTGGCGTAGTCCTTGTAGGTTTTAAAATTATTAGCGCGGGCCGAATGTTGAAGCTTTGCTATGGATTCGGGCGTCCACATGTGCTCTTCGCCGCGTACCCGATAGGCATATTCGCCACCCGGATCAAGCGCATTGCGGTACAAAGGATGATCGCTAAATGCCAGCCTATGCATGCGCACCGCTTCTTCAGCTACTTCGAGAATTCCAATACCCTCCACCTGGCTGGCGGTACCGGTGAAATATTTTTGCACGAACTCGGTGTTCAGCCCTACCGCCTCGAAAATCTGTGCGCCGCAATAGGACTGGTAGGTCGAGATGCCCATCTTGGACATCACCTTGAGTAATCCCTTGTTAATTGCCTTGACATAGCGCTTCACCGCATCCTTGTACTTTAGGTCCTTGGGTGCGAAGTCACCGAGATGTGCGAGCGTTTCGTACGCGAGATAAGGATAAATCGCTTCAGCGCCGTAACCCGCAAGCAGAGCATAATGGTGCACTTCGCGCACCGAGCCCGTTTCAACCACTAAGCCGGTACTGGTGCGCAGCCCTTTTCCAACTAAATGGTGATGTACCGCCGAAGTCGCGAGCAACGCCGGAATGGCGATGAAATTGGGTGCAATGTCCCGGTCGCTCAATACCAAGATGTTGCAGCCTTCGCGCACCGCGTTTTCGGCTTTGTGACACAACGTATCGAGCGCGCTCTCCATCCCGGCTGCGCCTTGAGCAAGCGGATAACAAATCGAGAGAGCGCAAGAACGAAATGCGCCAGCAGTTAATTCAGCGATGCGCAAGATCCTGCCCATATCCTCGCCCGCGAGCACCGGCTGTTTGGCCTCAAGCCGCGCCGGTGGTGCGGCAAGTTCAATTCCTAGAAGATTAGGACGAGGGCCAATGAAGGATACCAGTGACATAACCGATTCTTCGCGGATCGAGTCTATCGGCGGGTTGGTCACCTGCGCGAACATCTGCTTAAAATAATGGTAGAGCGGTTTTGGCCGGTCAGACAGCACCGCAAGCGGTGAATCATTGCCCATTGAGCCCACGGCTTCCTCACCCGCTGCCGCCATGGGTGCGAGAATGAATTTCAAATCTTCCTGGGTGTAGCTAAACGCCTGCTGGCGGTCCAGCAGATCAACCCTGGACTCAATGTTGTATTCCTGACTGGGCAGTTCTTCCAGCGCGACCTTGGACTGATTGATCCACGTCCGATAAGGCTTGGCAGCCGATAATTGCGCCTTGAGCTCGACGTCGTCAATGATGCGCCCCGCCTCGAGATCAATTAGAAACATCTTGCCAGGCTGGAGCCGCCATTTCTTGACGATTCTATGCTGCGGTACGTCAAGCACACCCATTTCCGATGCCATGACCACGATGTCGTCGTCGGTAATGAGGTAGCGCGCGGGGCGTAAACCATTACGGTCGAGTGTAGCGCCAATTTGCCTGCCGTCAGTGAACGCCACCGCCGCCGGACCGTCCCAAGGCTCCATCAGCGCCGCATGATATTCATAGAATGCGCGGCGGCTCTCATCCATTAACGGGTTGCCCGCCCACGCTTCAGGAATAAGCAGCATCATGGCATGGGCAAGTGGGTAACCGCCCGCAACCAGAAGCTCCAGGGCGTTGTCAAAACAGGCGGTGTCCGATTGGCCTTCGACAATCAGCGGCCACAGTTTCTCGAGATCAGCGCCAAGCAAATGCGAGCGCATTGCCTGCCGCCGCGCTGCCATCCAATTAATGTTCCCACGCAACGTGTTGATTTCCCCGTTGTGCGCAATCATGCGGAACGGGTGCGCCAGCTCCCAGGTGGGAAACGTATTGGTTGAGAAGCGCTGGTGCACCAAGGCGAGTGCAGAATCCATGCGTTCATCCTGCAGGTCCCGATAATAGGTCCCCACCTGGTGCGCCAGCAGCATACCTTTGTACACTAAAGTGCGGCTCGACAACGAAGGAACGTAGAACATTTTTCCATCGGCGAGATTGAGTGCTCGCACCGCATGTTCGATGCGCTTGCGTATCACAAATAATTTGCGCTCGAAACAGTTCTGGTCGGAGCAAGAGGCGCCGCGGCCCACGAATATCTGCCGGATTACTGGCTCCTGTCGCTTGGCATCTTCGCTGATGCACTCATTATTGGTGGATACGTCGCGCCAGCCGAGTACAGACTGGCCTTCATCGGCAACCATTTGCTCGATCACCCGCTCACAGGCGGCGCGGCTTGCGCGGACCCGCGGCAGGAAAACCATTCCCACTCCGTAAGCTCCCGACTCCGGCAGCAAAAATCCGGCCCTTTTGCATTCCGACCTCAGGAAAGTATCGGGAATTTGAATCAAAATACCTGCGCCGTCGCCTAGCAGCGGATCCCAGCCGGTCGCGCCGCGGTGCGTGAGGTTATTGAGGATCTGAAGGCCCTGCTCGATGATACTGTGGCTTTTCTTACCCTTGATATGAGCAATGAAGCCCACCCCGCACGCATCGTGCTCCCGGGCGGGGTCATACAAACCCTGTTTTGGGGGCGCTTGACTCACTGTTTACTCTCGTGAATATGCAATCAGGACGACCAGCGGAGCAAAAACTTCGAGCAAGTATCCTGTGCTCTGGTAGAACCGAAAAATTACACTGAAAGCGTTTAAGTCTACATCTTTCAATAGCCTACTTCAACTCGCATGCGGAGGCGCCGGTATAGCAGCGTTAGAATCGCGACATCGGATGCGAGCAACCCACAAACAATAAATAGCTTACGACCATAATTCTTCGACTGCGAACAGTCGCCGGTGCTCGCGTATAGCGTAGCGGTCGGTCATTCCAGCAATGTAATCGGAAATTGTTCTTGCCTTGTCGCCGCCGGCTTTTTCCTGAAATTGCGGGGGCAACAATTTAACATCCTCAATGAACGCGTGATACAGGTCGAAAATGATGCGTCTTGCCTTACTGCTCATGCGCGCTACTCGATAGTGTTGGTACAGCTGCAGGCGCAGGAACTGTTTCAGTTCTTGTTGTTCTTCGCTGATACTCGCGCTGAAAGCGATCAGCGGCTTTGCCATGCGCGCCTCATCGGGGTTTTTCGGTGAGATCTGCCGAATATTTTTCAAGCTCTGCCCAGTAACATCAGATACGAGCGTATTGATCATATGTCGTACGGTCTCATGGATTAAGCGCCGCTCCGGTATCGCCGGGTACTGTTTCCGTACCGCATGCAAATGGCGCCTGAAGATGTCGACCTCCAGAAGCTGCTCCAGACTGATTAGACCCGAACGCAAGCCGTCATCGACGTCGTGGTTGTTGTAGGCGATCTCATCGGCCAAGTTACACAACTGCGCTTCCAAAGAAGGTTGCCGCTTGCGCAGAAAGCGTTCACCCAGCTCCCCTAAGGCCTTGGCGTTTTTTCGCGAGCAGTGCTTGAGTATGCCCTCGCGCGTCTCATAGCACAAATTCAGCCCGTCGAATGCTGCGTAGCGTTCCTCGAGCAGATCAACCACGCGCAATGATTGCAAGTTGTGCTCGAAGCCGCCACAGTCTTTCATGCATGAATTAAGAGCATCCTGGCCTGCATGGCCGAAAGGAGTGTGGCCAAGATCATGTGCGAGCGCGATTGCTTCCACAAGATCCTCATTAAGGCGCAATCCGCGAGCGATCGATCGCGCAATTTGCGCCACTTCCAGACTGTGGGTGAGGCGCGTGCGGAACAGATCACCTTCATGGTTGACGAACACTTGGGTTTTGTATTCGAGGCGACGAAATGCTGTGGAATGGATGATTCGGTCTCGGTCGCGCTGGAATTCACTGCGACCTTGAGGCGCTGCCTCCGGGTAGCGCCTGCCGCGGGAATGTTCAGGGCGGGTAGCGTAGACCGCCAATTCAGGCATTTTCAGGGATTGCGTTAAGGGTAGCCGTAACAACGTCTTTGGGCACGTCCGCGGTTAGGAATGCTGCGCCGATTTTCTTTAGGAGTACAAATCGCAACTTCCCGCTTTCGACCTTTTTATCCAGTGCCATTAATTGCAAGTAGCGCTCCGCACCAAGGTTAGGTGCGGAAACGGGAAGCCTTGCCCTGCGATAAAGATCGGTTATGCGCCGCACCTCGCTTTCCCGGATTAAGCCCATGCGCAGCGACAGGTGCGCGGCAAGCAAAGTTCCAGCAGCCACCGCCTCTCCATGCAGCCAGGTTCCATATCCTTTACCGGTTTCAATTGCATGTCCGAATGTATGTCCTAGATTTAAAATCGCACGCATTCCGGTCTCGCGCTCGTCGGCCGCCACAACTGCGGCTTTGTTCTCGCAACATCGCTTAATCACGTACGCAAGCGCTTCGCTATCGTGCTTGAGGAGTTTTTCCATGTTGCTTTCCAGCCACTCAAAGAATATCCCGTCTCGGATAAGCCCGTATTTAATGACCTCGGCAAGCCCCGCGCAGAACTCGCGTTCCGGAAGAGTATTCAGTGTAGCGGTGTCCGCCAACACTAATTTCGGCTGGTAGAAAGCGCCTATAAGATTCTTGGCTTGCGGATGATTTATGGCGGTTTTCCCGCCGATGGAAGAATCGACTTGGGCGAGCAGTGTGGTCGGAATCTGGATGAATGGGACTCCGCGCATGTAAACCGCAGCCGCGAAGCCGGCTAAATCACCAATGACCCCCCCGCCCATGGCGATTACCGCCGTTTTGCGTTCACAATGGTGCGAAAGCAGCGCGTCGAAAATCAGGTTCAACGTTTCCCAGTTCTTATATTTTTCGCCGTCTGGCAGCACTATCGGAACTACTTCCACCCGCTGCTCGCCGAGTACGGCTGTTAACGGGTTCAAATAAAGGCGCGCCACCGTAGAATTGGTAACAACTGCGGCTTTTTTTTGCACCAGGGCAGGTAGCAGCAATTCCGAACGATTTAACAGCCCGTCACCGATATATATCGGGTAGCTGCGTTCCCCCAAATCAACACTTAAAATCAGCATCGACATGCTTCAGATCGTGCGTTTCGCGCACCTTTTAAAATTGAACCAATCTTTTCTCAATTTCCCGGGCCAGCACACGCACGCTCTGTTTGCTCGTGTCAATTACAAGGTGCGCCACTTCTCGATATAACGGATCGCGCTCTTTATACAATTGCGTGAGCCTGGCGAGGGGGTCTGCGGTTTGCAAAAGCGGACGATTTTTGTCGTAGCGCGTTCGTTGCAGCAAATCGGCTGCGACGGCGCGCAAATAAATAACCGTGCCGCTTTTGGCGAGAATATCACGGTTTGTTTTGCTCAATACGATGCCGCCACCGGTAGCCAGCACTATATTATTGCGCTTTGCCAGCTCCCGTAAAATGGCTTGCTCGCGGGCGCGGAACCCCGCCTCACCCTCGATCTCGAAAATTAGCGGGATATTGACACCGGTGCGGCGCTCGATTTCGTGATCGGTGTCAAAGAAGGATTTGTTGAAGTGCTTGGCGAGCAGCTTTCCCACGGTAGTTTTCCCGGCGCCCATTAAGCCCACCAGGAATATGTTGCCGGAATTAGAGCTGGGTGCGCCGCCTTTGGGATGATCTGGGCCACCGCTTTCCATGAGCGGGAATTGTAACGGAATTCTGGCGCGCGACGAAGTGCCGGGTAAACGGAAGCTGCAGCACAGGGACCCGTCAGGGCTCGCGTGTCGGGTGGCCTAGCGTACTGTCAGGACATCCTTGAGGATTCGAGGCGTAATGAATATCAACAGTTCCGATCGGTTATCCTGAGTGCTGGTGTTTTTGAATAGCACGCCCAGGACGGGGATATCGCCTAAAAGGGGAACCTTATTTATCGTGGTTTGCAGGTTTTGAATGTAAATTCCACCGATCACGACGGTGCCGCCGTTTTCAACCAGCGCTTGCGTTTGAATGGCTTGAGTATTAATGGCTGGCCCGGCTGTCGTAGACTGCCCGACTGAGTCATTGTGGATATCAAGACCCATGATCACATTATCATCCGGTGTGATCTGCGGTTTGACTTTTAGACTGAGCGTGGCGTTCTGGAAGGCGACGCTGGTTGCGCCACTCGAGGTTGCCTGCTGGTAGGGGATTTGGGTTCCCTGCGAGATCGTAGCCTCCACCTGGTCCGCAGTTACCACTTTCGGGCTGGAAAGGATTTTCCCCTTTGCGTCAGCTTCAAGCGCGCTTATCTCAAGGTTGAGAAAGCGAGTAGCGGCGTTGTTAAAAAGAATCAGCGAAAGTGCGCCGGGTTGAGCGCCCGCTATGCCGGCTGCCGGCAGGTTAATATTTAGCGATTGCGGAATGGCTATGGCGGTTGAGTTGGGTTCCCCGATCCCTGCTGCATTCGTGCCTAAATCGCCGCCTGCTGAGGTTCGCGCATTGCCCGGAATGGCTAAACTTCCCGTGGTGCCGCCAAACTTGACTCCGAGATTCTTGCTAAAGTTATCCGTTGCGTTGACAATCCGTGCTTCAATCAGCACTTGTCGTACTGCCACGTCAATCTTTTTTATGAGCGCGCGCACTTCCTCGAGCTTGGCCGAAGTATCCTGCACAAAAAGCGTGTTGGTGCGGGCATCACCCACCACGCTTCCCCGCTTCGACAAGATTCTCTGTTGAGGATTAGTCAACAACTTTTCCATTGCATCGGTTTTTTGATAGTTCAGTTGAAAACTCTCGGTATGAAGCGGTTCAAGTTCGGAGATCTGCTGCCTAGATTCGAGCAAAAGTTTCTCCCGTGTCGCCAGTTCATCGCGCGGCGCTATCCATACCACGTTGCCCGTTTTGCGCATATCCAGCCCCTTGGCTTGCAAGATGATGTCCAATGCTTGGTCCCAAGGCACATCTTTCAGGCGCAACGTCAAGTTGCCGGTAACGGTATCGCTGGTAACGATGTTAAGGCCGGTGAAATCAGCGATGACTTGCAGCACTGCGCGTACTTCCACATTCTGAAAGTTCAGCGACAGCTTCTCGCCAGTGTAACCGGGTTGCACCAGCTCGTTCGGTTGTTCCACGACCGGCTTCAATTCCAAGGTAAATCGGTTATCCGTCTGGTATGCCGATTGTTGCCACAGCCCGCTCGGCTGCACCACCACGTGTACGTTATTGCCTTCGCCGTAAGCGTCTATCATCTGAACTGGGGTTGCAAAATCAACGACATCGAGACGCCGCTGCAAGTTACTAGGAAGCGAGGTCTGGATCAGGTCGATCACAATATTTTTCCCCTGGCGCCGCAAGTCAATTCCGGTAGAACTATCCGAGAGGTCGATTATTACGCGGCCCTCGCCATTGGGTCCCCGGCGGAAGTCGATATCAAGTACGCTGTGCTTGGTTGCGCTGGGTTTGGCTTCTGCAAAACGCGTCGTAACTGAAGTGGCACCCGCGCCGGCCTCCACCGGTTGGAGTGTAACAACCAGATCTTTTCCATCAATTTTCGTATC
This genomic interval carries:
- the aroB gene encoding 3-dehydroquinate synthase — encoded protein: MLILSVDLGERSYPIYIGDGLLNRSELLLPALVQKKAAVVTNSTVARLYLNPLTAVLGEQRVEVVPIVLPDGEKYKNWETLNLIFDALLSHHCERKTAVIAMGGGVIGDLAGFAAAVYMRGVPFIQIPTTLLAQVDSSIGGKTAINHPQAKNLIGAFYQPKLVLADTATLNTLPEREFCAGLAEVIKYGLIRDGIFFEWLESNMEKLLKHDSEALAYVIKRCCENKAAVVAADERETGMRAILNLGHTFGHAIETGKGYGTWLHGEAVAAGTLLAAHLSLRMGLIRESEVRRITDLYRRARLPVSAPNLGAERYLQLMALDKKVESGKLRFVLLKKIGAAFLTADVPKDVVTATLNAIPENA
- a CDS encoding shikimate kinase, yielding MESGGPDHPKGGAPSSNSGNIFLVGLMGAGKTTVGKLLAKHFNKSFFDTDHEIERRTGVNIPLIFEIEGEAGFRAREQAILRELAKRNNIVLATGGGIVLSKTNRDILAKSGTVIYLRAVAADLLQRTRYDKNRPLLQTADPLARLTQLYKERDPLYREVAHLVIDTSKQSVRVLAREIEKRLVQF
- a CDS encoding type IV pilus secretin PilQ, which encodes MIKSVVLFNRWSCLALGAMLYCSSYAADPAPAASGGESAAQNSIEAINVTGLQGGAVSVRITLDQALANPPAGFTVNNPPRIAFDFPNTANALGKSTQEFEKSGLRSINVVQAGGRTRLVMNLTQPFGYDTKIDGKDLVVTLQPVEAGAGATSVTTRFAEAKPSATKHSVLDIDFRRGPNGEGRVIIDLSDSSTGIDLRRQGKNIVIDLIQTSLPSNLQRRLDVVDFATPVQMIDAYGEGNNVHVVVQPSGLWQQSAYQTDNRFTLELKPVVEQPNELVQPGYTGEKLSLNFQNVEVRAVLQVIADFTGLNIVTSDTVTGNLTLRLKDVPWDQALDIILQAKGLDMRKTGNVVWIAPRDELATREKLLLESRQQISELEPLHTESFQLNYQKTDAMEKLLTNPQQRILSKRGSVVGDARTNTLFVQDTSAKLEEVRALIKKIDVAVRQVLIEARIVNATDNFSKNLGVKFGGTTGSLAIPGNARTSAGGDLGTNAAGIGEPNSTAIAIPQSLNINLPAAGIAGAQPGALSLILFNNAATRFLNLEISALEADAKGKILSSPKVVTADQVEATISQGTQIPYQQATSSGATSVAFQNATLSLKVKPQITPDDNVIMGLDIHNDSVGQSTTAGPAINTQAIQTQALVENGGTVVIGGIYIQNLQTTINKVPLLGDIPVLGVLFKNTSTQDNRSELLIFITPRILKDVLTVR